A DNA window from Vigna angularis cultivar LongXiaoDou No.4 chromosome 1, ASM1680809v1, whole genome shotgun sequence contains the following coding sequences:
- the LOC108334817 gene encoding heparanase-like protein 1 yields the protein MGIQLVLFLFLASLRLGLSQDVEHGLILVEGIQAIAETDDNFICATIDWWPHDKCDYNNCPWGNSSAANLDLSHPFLVKAIQALKPLRIRVGGSLQDQLLYEVGSLKSPCHPFQKMKGGLFGFSKGCLQMNRWDELNHFFDNTGAIVTFGLNALKGRHPSGHNTDWKGDWDSSNAYGLINYTVSKGYKIDSWEFGNELSGKGIAASVSAVQYGKDLIKLKEVLNSLYNNSDFKPLLVAPGGFYSKDWYDKLLQVTGPGIVNVLTHHLYNLGPGSDEHLDRKILDPEHLSKVESIFRSLSETIKKYGQWSSAWVGEAGGAFNSGGRQISNTFVDSFWYLDQLGMASRYNTKVYCRQTIIGGNYGLLDTTTFVPNPDYYSALLWHRLMGKTVLAASSDVFSPSLRTYAHCSKGRDGITLLLINLSNQTGFTLMVRDRVPLSSGGHENGTSIHVENSFINNLKRAFSWIGRKGSDVTFREEYHLNAKDNYLRSQTMLLNGVPLELTNDGEIPKTEPRLISVHSPIHLAPLSIAFVVLPYFDAPPCAAQTKL from the exons ATGGGAATCCAGCTGGTCTTGTTTCTCTTTCTGGCTTCTCTGCGATTGGGTTTATCTCAAGATGTTGAACATGGTTTGATTCTAGTAGAAGGAATTCAAGCAATCGCTGAAACTGATGATAACTTCATCTGTGCAACTATTGATTGGTGGCCTCATGACAAGTGTGATTACAACAATTGCCCCTGGGGTAATTCATCTGCTGCAAATTTG GACTTGTCTCATCCTTTCCTTGTGAAGGCAATCCAAG CTCTCAAGCCTTTGAGGATAAGAGTTGGAGGTTCTTTGCAAGATCAGTTGCTGTATGAGGTAGGAAGTTTGAAGTCCCCTTGTCATCCATTTCAAAAGATGAAAGGTGGATTGTTCGGATTTTCAAAGGGGTGTTTGCAAATGAACAGGTGGGATGAGCTGAATCATTTTTTCGATAATACAGG GGCCATTGTGACATTTGGTTTGAATGCACTCAAGGGGAGGCACCCCAGTGGCCATAATACTGATTGGAAAGGAGACTGGGACTCTTCCAATGCTTATGGTTTAATCAATTACACTGTTTCAAAGGGGTACAAGATTGACTCATGGGAATTTG GTAACGAGTTGAGTGGGAAGGGCATTGCAGCAAGTGTGAGTGCTGTACAGTACGGGAAAGACTTGATAAAGCTTAAAGAAGTTTTAAACTCATTATACAATAACTCCGATTTCAAACCTTTACTTGTAGCACCTGGAGGGTTCTATTCTAAGGACTGGTACGATAAGCTTCTTCAGGTTACAGGTCCAGGCATAGTCAATGTGCTCACTCATCATCTCTATAATTTGGGCCCAG gtAGTGACGAGCATCTTGACAGGAAGATTCTAGATCCCGAACACTTGAGCAAGGTGGAATCAATTTTCAGAAGTCTTTCAGAAACCATTAAAAAATATGGCCAATGGTCTTCTGCATGGGTAGGAGAAGCTGGTGGAGCATTCAACAGCGGTGGTCGTCAAATTTCTAACACATTTGTAGATAGCTTTTG GTACTTAGATCAACTTGGAATGGCATCCAGATACAACACTAAGGTTTACTGCAGACAGACTATAATTGGAGGAAACTATGGACTTCTCGATACCACTACTTTCGTTCCTAATCCTGACTACTACAG TGCACTTTTGTGGCATCGGCTAATGGGGAAGACTGTTCTAGCAGCCAGTAGTGATGTTTTTTCACCTTCTTTACGCACTTATGCACATTGTTCGAAAGGCAGA GATGGTATAACATTACTGCTGATCAATTTGAGCAATCAGACTGGTTTCACACTGATGGTTCGTGATCGAGTGCCTCTGAGTAGTGGAGGACATGAAAATGGTACAAGTATACATGTAGAAAATTCATTCATAAATAATCTGAAGAGGGCATTTTCTTGGATTGGAAGAAAAGGATCAGATGTGACATTCAGGGAGGAGTACCACTTAAATGCAAAAGATAATTACCTTAGAAGCCAAACCATGTTGCTGAATGGTGTTCCCCTAGAGTTGACAAATGATGGAGAAATTCCGAAGACGGAACCACGTCTCATTAGTGTGCACTCTCCAATACACTTAGCTCCTTTATCCATTGCATTTGTTGTATTGCCCTATTTTGATGCTCCACCTTGTGCTGCTCAAACAAAACTTTAA